One Glycine soja cultivar W05 chromosome 2, ASM419377v2, whole genome shotgun sequence genomic region harbors:
- the LOC114396258 gene encoding uncharacterized calcium-binding protein At1g02270-like isoform X2 encodes MGRISRTKSYAIASSIVQENQQQTPPSITCTTFNILAPIYKRLNHEDQSCRESDYKACWLTRNQRILDWLLYERSSIICLQEFWIGNDEFVNLYDKRLGDAGYINLKLGRTNNRGDGLLIAVQKEYFTVVNYKELHFNDCGDRVAQLLHLELAFPFSQCQNSDVRHEILIVNTHLLFPHDSSLCLVRLHQVYKILQYVESYQKEYQLKPLPIMLCGDWNGSKRGHVYQFLRSQGFVSSYDAAHHYTDADAHKYLLRRASLTERDAFAFLKVDNEDCITYSGFCEALRQLNLIGHCHGLSAEETKDLWVQADINGNGVIDYKEFLQQIWNSTGSDQRDDKNGQHDDEANDSEEDQTIGFNVKSAVFFPPEVEKSRWPEDYSLSDHARLTVVFSPTRMSCHPPK; translated from the exons ATGGGAAGAATTTCAAGGACCAAGAGTTATGCAATTGCCTCTTCAATAGTACAAGAAAACCAACAACAAACACCACCTTCCATTACCTGCACAACTTTTAACATTCTTGCACCCATATACAAGCGTCTCAACCATGAG GATCAGAGTTGCCGCGAAAGCGATTACAAAGCGTGTTGGTTGACCAGGAATCAAAGGATATTGGATTGGTTGTTGTATGAGAGATCTTCCATAATCTGTCTTCAG GAATTTTGGATTGGAAACGACGAGTTTGTTAATTTGTATGACAAGAGACTTGGTGATGCTGGTTATATTAATTTGAAGCTGGGACGAACCAACAATCGTGGTGATG GTCTTCTGATAGCAGTGCAAAAGGAATATTTCACAGTTGTTAACTATAAGGAGTTGCACTTTAATGATTGTGGTGATCGAGTAGCTCAATTGCTACATCTTGAGTTAGCTTTTCCCTTTTCACAATGCCAAAACAGTGATGTTAGGCACGAAATTCTCATTGTCAACACTCACCTACTGTTTCCTCATGATTCGAGTCTTTGCCTTGTACGACTGCATCAA GTCTACAAGATACTTCAATATGTCGAATCTTATCAGAAAGAGTACCAACTTAAGCCTTTACCAATCATGTTATGCGG TGACTGGAATGGAAGCAAAAGGGGACATGTTTACCAGTTCCTGAGGTCTCAGGGGTTTGTATCATCATATGATGCAGCACATCATTACACTGATGCTGATGCTCACAAG TATCTATTGCGAAGAGCTTCACTGACAGAGAGAGATGCATTTGCTTTTCTAAAGGTTGACAATGAAGATTGTATTACCTATTCTGGTTTCTGTGAAGCACTTAGACAG CTTAATTTAATTGGTCATTGCCATGGGTTAAGTGCTGAAGAGACAAAGGACTTGTGGGTTCAAGCAGATATAAATGGGAATGGTGTTATTGATTATAAAGAATTTCTG CAACAAATCTGGAATTCAACGGGATCAGATCAAAGAGATGACAAGAATGGGCAACATGATGATGAGGCAAATGACAGTGAAGAGGATCAAACAATTGGTTTTAATGTAAAAAGTGCAGTTTTTTTCCCTCCAGAGGTGGAAAAAAGTAGATGGCCTGAAGACTACTCCCTATCTGATCATGCAAGACTCACTGTAGTGTTCTCACCAACAAGAATGTCATGCCATCCTCCAAAATGA
- the LOC114396258 gene encoding uncharacterized calcium-binding protein At1g02270-like isoform X1, producing the protein MGRISRTKSYAIASSIVQENQQQTPPSITCTTFNILAPIYKRLNHEDQSCRESDYKACWLTRNQRILDWLLYERSSIICLQEFWIGNDEFVNLYDKRLGDAGYINLKLGRTNNRGDGLLIAVQKEYFTVVNYKELHFNDCGDRVAQLLHLELAFPFSQCQNSDVRHEILIVNTHLLFPHDSSLCLVRLHQVYKILQYVESYQKEYQLKPLPIMLCGDWNGSKRGHVYQFLRSQGFVSSYDAAHHYTDADAHKWVSHRNHLGNICAVDFIWLLNPDKYQKLLKTSWSEAVFGMFKYLLRRASLTERDAFAFLKVDNEDCITYSGFCEALRQLNLIGHCHGLSAEETKDLWVQADINGNGVIDYKEFLQQIWNSTGSDQRDDKNGQHDDEANDSEEDQTIGFNVKSAVFFPPEVEKSRWPEDYSLSDHARLTVVFSPTRMSCHPPK; encoded by the exons ATGGGAAGAATTTCAAGGACCAAGAGTTATGCAATTGCCTCTTCAATAGTACAAGAAAACCAACAACAAACACCACCTTCCATTACCTGCACAACTTTTAACATTCTTGCACCCATATACAAGCGTCTCAACCATGAG GATCAGAGTTGCCGCGAAAGCGATTACAAAGCGTGTTGGTTGACCAGGAATCAAAGGATATTGGATTGGTTGTTGTATGAGAGATCTTCCATAATCTGTCTTCAG GAATTTTGGATTGGAAACGACGAGTTTGTTAATTTGTATGACAAGAGACTTGGTGATGCTGGTTATATTAATTTGAAGCTGGGACGAACCAACAATCGTGGTGATG GTCTTCTGATAGCAGTGCAAAAGGAATATTTCACAGTTGTTAACTATAAGGAGTTGCACTTTAATGATTGTGGTGATCGAGTAGCTCAATTGCTACATCTTGAGTTAGCTTTTCCCTTTTCACAATGCCAAAACAGTGATGTTAGGCACGAAATTCTCATTGTCAACACTCACCTACTGTTTCCTCATGATTCGAGTCTTTGCCTTGTACGACTGCATCAA GTCTACAAGATACTTCAATATGTCGAATCTTATCAGAAAGAGTACCAACTTAAGCCTTTACCAATCATGTTATGCGG TGACTGGAATGGAAGCAAAAGGGGACATGTTTACCAGTTCCTGAGGTCTCAGGGGTTTGTATCATCATATGATGCAGCACATCATTACACTGATGCTGATGCTCACAAG TGGGTTAGCCACCGCAATCATCTTGGAAATATATGTGCTGTTGATTTTATATGGCTTCTTAATCCTGACAAATATCAAAAACTTCTAAAAACAAGTTGGAGTGAAGCAGTATTTGGCATGTTTAAG TATCTATTGCGAAGAGCTTCACTGACAGAGAGAGATGCATTTGCTTTTCTAAAGGTTGACAATGAAGATTGTATTACCTATTCTGGTTTCTGTGAAGCACTTAGACAG CTTAATTTAATTGGTCATTGCCATGGGTTAAGTGCTGAAGAGACAAAGGACTTGTGGGTTCAAGCAGATATAAATGGGAATGGTGTTATTGATTATAAAGAATTTCTG CAACAAATCTGGAATTCAACGGGATCAGATCAAAGAGATGACAAGAATGGGCAACATGATGATGAGGCAAATGACAGTGAAGAGGATCAAACAATTGGTTTTAATGTAAAAAGTGCAGTTTTTTTCCCTCCAGAGGTGGAAAAAAGTAGATGGCCTGAAGACTACTCCCTATCTGATCATGCAAGACTCACTGTAGTGTTCTCACCAACAAGAATGTCATGCCATCCTCCAAAATGA
- the LOC114396271 gene encoding protein NTM1-like 9, giving the protein MGAVVECYPQPRTAVLSLNTLPLGFRFRPTDEELIDYYLRSKINGNGDDVWVIREIDVCKWEPWDLPDLSVVRNKDPEWFFFCPQDRKYPNGHRLNRATSHGYWKATGKDRRIKSGSTLIGMKKTLVFYTGRAPKGKRTNWVMHEYRPTLKELDGTNPGQNPYVLCRLFKKQDESLEASNGDDVDRTASTPMTANYSPDEIQSDSALVPASSSQVTEDDKPLPVISENSEEAISNIITPGEIHSDGCNAPDAQDQIVEPVAEEDQPLNVDIFYDPTNLPLDDKLFSPVHAHFPTDFYYQANNQSELQYGTNENISEFFDSVVNWDAFSHDTSSLDLSSSFLINNTDNGSGSDSDVEMTNMPHLQALHNYPKEAVEQKSNVGLFQNNFQMALSNDSTMGQVHNMVNYCEQPRNFDAFVSADTGIRIRTRPGRNEQPNMDTMVQSQGIAPRRIRLGVVRRPLGSQDGSCACAPEDHNSKTIITAEKKASESENHAADGSSTVSDMSSTVTDDVDEPEEASPESTDLRNISEKHVATAESVAGSKVLLVNRRVHYTSKVSSNRATWSNVLAVSAAVLVSAILLVNIWAYVRS; this is encoded by the exons ATGGGTGCCGTCGTCGAGTGTTACCCACAGCCGCGCACGGCGGTGCTGTCCCTGAACACCTTGCCGTTAGGGTTCCGTTTCCGTCCCACCGATGAGGAGCTTATTGACTACTACCTCCGCTCGAAGATCAACGGAAATGGTGATGATGTTTGGGTTATTCGTGAGATTGATGTCTGCAAATGGGAGCCTTGGGACTTGCCTG ATTTGTCAGTGGTACGGAACAAGGATCCAGAGTGGTTCTTCTTCTGTCCGCAGGACCGGAAGTATCCGAACGGGCACAGGTTGAACCGAGCTACGAGTCATGGCTATTGGAAGGCAACGGGAAAGGATCGGAGGATTAAGTCTGGCTCCACCTTGATTGGAATGAAGAAGACTCTTGTTTTCTATACCGGTCGTGCTCCCAAGGGGAAGAGGACCAATTGGGTTATGCATGAGTACAGGCCTACGCTGAAGGAGCTTGATGGTACCAATCCTGGACAG AATCCATATGTCCTTTGTCGATTATTTAAGAAACAAGATGAGAGTCTTGAAGCTTCAAACGGTGATGATGTGGATCGGACTGCTTCAACTCCTATGACTGCCAATTACTCTCCAGACGAAATACAATCTGATTCAGCTCTGGTTCCAGCATCTTCCTCACAGGTTACTGAAGATGATAAGCCTCTACCAGTTATTTCTGAGAACTCTGAGGAAGCAATATCCAACATTATAACCCCTGGTGAGATTCATAGTGACGGATGTAATGCTCCTGATGCACAAGATCAAATTGTAGAACCAGTTGCAGAG GAGGATCAGCCGTTGAACGTGGACATATTTTATGACCCAACAAATCTGCCATTAGACGACAAATTATTCTCCCCTGTCCATGCACATTTCCCAACAGATTTTTATTATCAAGCTAACAATCAATCAGAACTTCAGTATGGTACAAATGAGAATATTTCAGAATTTTTTGACTCGGTTGTTAATTGGGATGCGTTCTCTCATGATACTAGCAGTCTAGATCTGAGCTCATCCTTCCTTATTAATAATACGGACAATGGATCAGGCAGTGACTCGGATGTTGAAATGACCAATATGCCA CATCTGCAAGCATTACATAATTATCCTAAGGAGGCAGTTGAGCAGAAGAGCAATGTGGGATTATTTCAGAACAATTTCCAGATGGCGTTGTCAAATGATAGTACTATGGGCCAAGTGCACAATATGGTCAACTATTGCGAGCAACCAAGAAACTTTGATGCATTTGTTAGTGCTGATACTGGAATCAGAATAAGGACTCGTCCAGGAAGAAATGAACAGCCAAACATGGACACGATGGTACAATCACAAGGTATTGCACCAAGGAGAATACGATTGGGAGTTGTTAGGCGTCCGCTTGGTTCCCAGGATGGGAGTTGTGCTTGTGCCCCAGAAGACCATAATTCAAAAACCATCATTACTGCA GAGAAAAAAGCTTCAGAATCAGAAAACCATGCTGCCGATGGGAGTTCCACTGTTTCTGACATGAGTTCCACTGTTACAGATGATGTGGATGAACCAGAGGAGGCATCTCCCGAGTCAACCGACCTAAGAAACATTAGTGAGAAACATGTTGCAACTGCAGAATCCGTCGCAGGGTCGAAAGTCCTTCTAGTGAACAGAAGGGTCCACTACACCTCAAAGGTTTCCTCTAACCGTGCCACGTGGTCTAATGTTCTCGCAGTTTCTGCCGCTGTATTGGTCTCAGCAATACTCCTTGTTAATATATGGGCATATGTCAGATCTTAA